In Agrobacterium sp. RAC06, a single window of DNA contains:
- the msrA gene encoding peptide-methionine (S)-S-oxide reductase MsrA: protein MFLIDMFNKKTVMPTAENALPGRSEPIPTASTHFISGLPLKGPVPEGMKTIYLGMGCFWGAERLLWQTPGVHLTVSGYQGGITPNPTYQETVTGLTGHTEVVKVVYDPAKISLEGLLKIFFEAHDPTQGMRQGNDIGTTYRSAIYVEDDEDMALAIAVRDRFQEALVKAGRSSRVTTEIAHAGPFYFAEEYHQQYLAKNPNGYCGLRGTGVSCPISPAA, encoded by the coding sequence ATGTTCCTGATCGACATGTTCAACAAGAAAACCGTCATGCCGACGGCAGAAAACGCCCTGCCCGGCCGATCCGAGCCGATCCCGACCGCATCGACGCATTTCATCTCCGGCCTGCCGCTGAAGGGCCCAGTGCCCGAGGGCATGAAGACCATCTATCTCGGCATGGGCTGCTTCTGGGGCGCCGAGCGTCTGCTCTGGCAAACGCCGGGCGTTCATCTAACCGTCTCCGGCTACCAGGGTGGCATCACGCCCAATCCGACCTATCAGGAGACCGTGACGGGCCTGACCGGCCATACCGAAGTGGTGAAGGTGGTCTACGACCCCGCGAAAATCTCGCTGGAAGGGCTGCTTAAGATCTTCTTCGAGGCGCATGATCCGACCCAGGGCATGCGCCAGGGCAATGATATCGGCACCACCTATCGCTCCGCGATCTATGTCGAGGATGACGAGGACATGGCGCTTGCCATCGCCGTTCGCGATCGCTTCCAGGAGGCGCTGGTGAAGGCTGGACGCAGCAGCCGGGTGACGACGGAGATCGCCCATGCCGGACCGTTCTACTTTGCCGAGGAGTATCACCAGCAGTATCTGGCGAAGAATCCGAATGGTTACTGCGGCCTACGCGGTACGGGCGTTTCCTGCCCGATCTCGCCCGCAGCCTGA
- a CDS encoding BMP family lipoprotein encodes MKKTLLSLFALAAMSATALAADVKPALVYGTGGKFDKSFNEAAYGGAEKFKAETGIDYRDFEPTSDTQGEQAIRNFASRGFNPVVAVSFAWTSAIEKVAAEFPDTQFVIVDSVVDKPNVRSVVYKEEEGSYLVGLLAGMASTTGKVGFVGGMDIPLIRKFACGYEQGARAAKADIQVFQNMTGTTGAAWNDPVRGGELTKNQIDQGADVVYAAAGATGLGVLQTAADNGKLSIGVDSNQNHLHPGSVLTSMVKRVDLAVYNAYADSKNDKFTPGLQVLGVAQEGVAYALDDNNAKLITDEMKAAVEKAKADIAAGTIKVHDYMSDNSCPK; translated from the coding sequence ATGAAGAAAACCCTCCTCAGTCTCTTTGCCTTGGCCGCGATGTCGGCGACCGCGCTTGCGGCCGACGTCAAGCCGGCGCTGGTCTACGGCACGGGCGGCAAGTTCGACAAATCCTTCAACGAAGCCGCTTACGGTGGCGCCGAGAAGTTCAAGGCCGAAACCGGCATCGACTACCGCGACTTCGAGCCGACCAGCGACACGCAGGGCGAACAGGCAATCCGCAACTTCGCTTCGCGCGGTTTCAACCCGGTTGTCGCCGTTTCCTTCGCCTGGACCTCGGCCATCGAAAAGGTTGCCGCTGAATTCCCGGATACCCAGTTCGTGATCGTCGATTCCGTCGTCGACAAGCCGAATGTCCGTTCGGTCGTCTACAAGGAAGAGGAAGGCTCTTACCTCGTTGGCCTGCTCGCCGGCATGGCTTCCACCACCGGCAAGGTCGGCTTCGTCGGCGGCATGGACATTCCGCTGATCCGCAAGTTCGCCTGCGGCTACGAGCAGGGCGCACGCGCTGCCAAGGCCGACATCCAGGTCTTCCAGAACATGACCGGCACCACGGGCGCTGCCTGGAACGACCCGGTTCGCGGCGGTGAGCTCACCAAGAACCAGATCGACCAGGGTGCGGATGTCGTTTACGCGGCAGCCGGTGCAACCGGTCTCGGCGTTCTGCAGACCGCTGCCGACAACGGCAAGCTGTCGATCGGCGTCGACTCCAACCAGAACCACCTGCATCCGGGTTCGGTTCTGACCTCGATGGTCAAGCGCGTCGACCTCGCCGTCTACAACGCTTACGCAGATTCGAAGAACGACAAGTTCACGCCCGGTCTGCAGGTTCTCGGCGTCGCACAGGAAGGTGTCGCCTACGCTCTGGACGACAACAACGCCAAGCTGATCACCGATGAGATGAAGGCTGCCGTCGAGAAGGCCAAGGCCGACATCGCCGCCGGCACCATCAAGGTCCACGACTACATGTCGGACAATTCCTGCCCGAAGTGA
- a CDS encoding ABC transporter ATP-binding protein, which yields MNATNQAPAIELIGIDKKFGAVHANKNINLTVAKGSIHGIIGENGAGKSTLMSILYGFYQADQGSIQIDGKPITIKDSQAAISSGIGMVHQHFMLVENFSVLENLMLGAEGGALLGKGTDAARAALKKLEEDYELDVDPDAIVEELPVGLQQRVEILKALYRGAEILILDEPTGVLTPAEADHLFKILGVLRDQGKTVILITHKLREIMAITDTVSVMRRGEMVATRKTAETTVEELAELMVGRRVLLHVDKKPANAGEIFLSVRNLTVKDNRGVVMVDNVSFDVRSGEIVGIAGVAGNGQSELLEAITGIRKPTSGEIWINGQNVAGLDPAELRGIGVAHIPEDRHHMGLVLPFEESQNAILGYHRDERYGKGPFLNPDLMRKAAVEEIEKYDIRPPNPRLKTANFSGGNQQKIVVAREIERDPKLLIVGQPTRGVDIGAIEFIHKRIVETRDAGKAVLLVSVELDEIRSLSDRILVMFAGKVVGEKTPDTGEQTLGLMMAGIAA from the coding sequence ATGAACGCAACGAACCAGGCACCCGCGATCGAATTGATCGGCATCGACAAGAAGTTCGGTGCGGTGCATGCCAACAAGAATATCAATCTGACGGTCGCCAAGGGCTCCATCCACGGCATCATCGGTGAAAACGGCGCCGGCAAGTCAACGCTGATGTCGATCCTCTACGGCTTCTATCAGGCCGATCAGGGTTCCATTCAGATCGACGGAAAGCCGATCACGATCAAGGACAGTCAGGCCGCCATCAGTTCCGGAATCGGAATGGTGCACCAGCACTTCATGCTGGTCGAGAATTTCTCCGTGCTCGAGAACCTGATGCTCGGTGCCGAAGGCGGCGCCTTGCTCGGCAAGGGCACGGATGCCGCACGCGCGGCGCTCAAGAAGCTGGAAGAAGACTACGAGCTGGACGTGGATCCCGACGCGATCGTCGAGGAACTGCCTGTTGGTCTGCAGCAGCGCGTCGAAATCCTGAAAGCGCTCTATCGCGGTGCCGAGATCCTGATCCTCGACGAGCCGACGGGCGTGCTGACACCGGCTGAAGCCGACCATTTGTTCAAGATCCTCGGCGTGCTGCGCGACCAGGGCAAGACGGTCATCCTGATCACCCACAAGCTGCGCGAGATCATGGCGATTACCGATACCGTGTCCGTCATGCGCCGCGGCGAAATGGTTGCGACCCGCAAGACGGCCGAAACCACGGTCGAAGAACTCGCCGAGCTGATGGTCGGCCGCCGGGTGCTGCTGCATGTGGATAAGAAGCCCGCCAATGCCGGCGAGATTTTCCTCTCGGTGCGCAATCTGACCGTCAAGGACAACCGGGGCGTCGTCATGGTCGACAACGTCTCCTTCGACGTGCGCTCCGGCGAGATCGTCGGTATTGCCGGCGTCGCTGGCAATGGTCAGAGCGAGCTTCTCGAAGCCATCACCGGGATTCGCAAGCCGACCTCGGGCGAAATCTGGATCAACGGACAGAACGTTGCCGGCCTCGACCCGGCCGAACTGCGCGGCATTGGCGTGGCGCATATCCCCGAAGACCGCCACCATATGGGCCTCGTGCTTCCCTTCGAGGAAAGCCAGAATGCCATTCTCGGCTATCATCGCGACGAGCGCTATGGAAAGGGTCCGTTCCTCAATCCAGACCTGATGCGCAAGGCGGCGGTCGAGGAAATCGAGAAATACGATATCCGTCCGCCGAACCCCAGACTGAAGACCGCCAATTTCTCGGGCGGTAACCAGCAGAAGATCGTCGTTGCCCGCGAAATCGAGCGTGATCCAAAGCTGTTGATCGTTGGCCAGCCGACGCGCGGCGTCGACATCGGCGCGATCGAGTTCATTCACAAGCGGATCGTCGAGACGCGCGACGCTGGCAAGGCCGTGTTGCTCGTCTCCGTCGAGCTCGACGAGATCCGCTCGCTCTCCGACCGCATTCTGGTGATGTTCGCCGGCAAGGTCGTCGGCGAAAAGACGCCTGATACAGGCGAACAGACACTCGGCCTGATGATGGCCGGCATTGCCGCTTGA
- a CDS encoding ABC transporter permease — protein MSTASVPLPNWINYALLPLINLTLAFLVSGLVVWIIGENPWDALKLMLEGALGSGEGIGFTLFYATNFIFTGLSVAVAYHAGLFNIGSEGQAYLGGLGAALAALALDHYVPWYVTMPFAIMAAALFGAAWAFIPAWLQAKRGSHIVITTIMFNFIGAALMVYLLVNVLIVPGKMAPETRTFLEGGQLPKLDWLIAMFGGTLGPAPFNVSFLIALVMCVLVWILIWRTKLGFEMRTLGISRSAAAYAGIPYVKIVMITMLISGGLAGMMALNPVLGASARLQVEFVAGAGFVGIAVSLMGRNHPLGIVLAAILFGILYQGGAWLSFDMPNITREMIVVIQGLVILFAGALEFMCRPMIVRIYQTMTKA, from the coding sequence ATGAGCACTGCATCCGTACCCCTGCCGAACTGGATCAATTATGCGCTGCTGCCGCTGATCAACCTCACGCTTGCCTTTCTCGTGTCCGGCCTCGTGGTCTGGATCATCGGGGAAAACCCGTGGGACGCACTCAAGCTGATGCTGGAAGGCGCGCTTGGCAGCGGCGAAGGCATCGGCTTCACGCTGTTTTATGCGACGAACTTCATCTTCACCGGGCTCTCCGTCGCGGTCGCCTATCACGCCGGCTTGTTCAACATCGGCTCGGAAGGCCAGGCCTATCTCGGTGGACTGGGTGCCGCACTCGCAGCGCTTGCGCTCGACCATTACGTACCGTGGTATGTCACCATGCCGTTTGCGATCATGGCGGCCGCCCTTTTCGGCGCGGCCTGGGCCTTCATCCCGGCCTGGCTGCAGGCCAAGCGCGGCAGCCATATCGTCATCACGACGATCATGTTCAACTTCATCGGCGCAGCGCTGATGGTCTATCTGCTGGTCAACGTGCTGATCGTGCCGGGCAAAATGGCGCCGGAAACCCGCACCTTCCTCGAAGGCGGCCAGCTGCCCAAGCTCGACTGGCTGATCGCGATGTTCGGCGGCACGCTCGGACCTGCCCCGTTCAACGTCTCCTTCCTGATCGCGCTCGTCATGTGCGTGCTGGTCTGGATCTTGATCTGGCGCACCAAGCTCGGCTTCGAGATGCGCACGCTCGGCATCAGCCGTTCGGCCGCCGCCTATGCCGGCATTCCCTATGTGAAGATCGTCATGATCACGATGCTGATCTCCGGCGGCCTTGCCGGCATGATGGCGCTCAACCCGGTGCTCGGCGCGTCTGCCCGTCTGCAGGTGGAATTCGTCGCAGGCGCGGGCTTTGTCGGGATCGCGGTGTCGCTGATGGGGCGCAACCATCCGCTCGGCATCGTGCTTGCCGCCATCCTGTTCGGCATTCTCTATCAGGGTGGAGCCTGGCTCTCCTTCGACATGCCGAACATCACCCGCGAGATGATCGTGGTCATTCAGGGTCTTGTGATCCTGTTTGCCGGCGCGCTGGAATTCATGTGCCGCCCGATGATCGTGCGGATCTACCAGACAATGACAAAGGCCTGA
- a CDS encoding ABC transporter permease: MESFDMLISILGSTIRLSIPLILAALAGLYSERAGVFDIGLEGKMLAAAFAAACVAYLTGSAWLGLFSGIAVSLVFSLIHGFASITNRGNQIVSGVALNFVAAGLTVVLGQAWFGQGGRTPQVSGDGRFSPIILPGADMMRDVPFIGPIYSNVISGNNMLTYIAFLAVPISWWVLYRTRFGLRLRAVGENPGAVDTAGISVTFLRYRAVLMAGLLCGIAGTYLAIAQSAAFIKDMSAGKGFIALAALIFAKWKPVPVMFACLLFGFLDALANFMQGKEIPLIGEVPVQLFQALPYILTCILLAGFIGSANPPKAGGVAYSKER, translated from the coding sequence ATGGAATCCTTTGACATGCTCATCAGCATCCTCGGCTCGACGATCCGACTGTCGATCCCGCTGATCCTGGCAGCCCTTGCCGGCCTATATTCCGAACGGGCCGGCGTCTTCGACATCGGGCTTGAAGGCAAGATGCTGGCAGCGGCCTTTGCCGCGGCCTGTGTCGCCTATCTCACCGGTTCGGCCTGGCTCGGGCTCTTCTCCGGCATCGCCGTCTCACTGGTGTTCTCGCTGATCCACGGCTTTGCCTCGATCACCAATCGCGGCAACCAGATCGTGTCGGGCGTGGCGCTGAACTTCGTTGCGGCTGGCCTCACCGTGGTGCTCGGCCAGGCCTGGTTCGGCCAGGGCGGCCGTACGCCGCAGGTCTCCGGCGACGGTCGTTTCTCCCCTATCATCCTGCCGGGTGCCGACATGATGCGCGACGTGCCCTTCATCGGGCCGATCTATTCGAACGTGATCTCCGGCAACAACATGCTCACCTATATCGCGTTCCTCGCCGTTCCGATCTCCTGGTGGGTGCTCTATCGCACGCGCTTCGGCCTTCGCCTGCGTGCCGTGGGCGAGAACCCGGGTGCGGTCGATACCGCCGGCATTTCGGTCACCTTCCTGCGCTACCGCGCGGTGCTGATGGCCGGTCTGCTCTGCGGCATCGCCGGTACTTACCTCGCAATCGCCCAGTCGGCTGCCTTCATCAAGGACATGTCGGCCGGCAAGGGCTTCATCGCGCTTGCAGCGCTGATCTTCGCCAAGTGGAAGCCGGTGCCGGTCATGTTCGCCTGCCTGCTCTTCGGTTTCCTCGATGCCCTCGCCAACTTCATGCAGGGCAAGGAGATACCGCTCATCGGGGAAGTGCCGGTGCAGCTCTTCCAGGCCCTGCCCTATATCCTCACCTGCATTCTGCTTGCGGGCTTCATCGGCTCTGCCAACCCGCCGAAGGCCGGTGGCGTCGCATACTCCAAGGAGCGTTGA
- a CDS encoding cytidine deaminase, producing MAHDLFEAARDAMKFAHAPYSKFPVGAAIRADDGRIYTGANIENLSFPQGWCAEPTAIGCMIMGGGKKIVEMAVIAEKLALCPPCGGCRQKISEFASADTKIYLCDEVGVQKTMTMDELLPLSFKTDILG from the coding sequence ATGGCACATGATCTTTTCGAAGCCGCGCGTGACGCGATGAAATTCGCGCATGCGCCCTATTCGAAGTTCCCCGTGGGGGCTGCCATCCGCGCGGACGACGGTCGCATCTATACCGGCGCCAATATCGAGAACCTCTCTTTCCCTCAAGGGTGGTGTGCCGAGCCGACGGCGATCGGCTGCATGATCATGGGTGGCGGCAAGAAGATCGTCGAGATGGCCGTGATCGCCGAGAAGCTGGCGCTCTGCCCGCCCTGCGGCGGCTGCCGGCAGAAGATCTCGGAATTCGCGTCTGCCGATACCAAGATCTATCTCTGTGACGAAGTGGGTGTGCAGAAGACCATGACGATGGACGAGCTTCTGCCGCTCAGCTTCAAAACGGACATCCTCGGATGA
- a CDS encoding purine-nucleoside phosphorylase, whose translation MKAAVDLLVERLNGLMPRFGIVLGSGLGSLVNEVRDAIRIPYSDLPGFPLSGVSGHAGEIVAGYLGRTPVIMLAGRMHYYEHGDANAMRMPIEVLMGLGVKSLILTNAAGSLREDMPPGSVMQITDHINFSGKNPLIGEPSDGRFVGMTSAYDAELQAAMRAAAEAEDVPLAQGVYMWFSGPSFETPAEIRMARILGADAVGMSTVPEVILARFCGLRVAAASVITNYGAGMTGGELSHEETKDMAPIGGKRLATILKRMIGGGNDIG comes from the coding sequence ATGAAGGCGGCCGTGGATCTGCTGGTCGAGCGCCTGAACGGCCTCATGCCGCGCTTCGGCATCGTTCTCGGATCGGGCTTGGGATCACTGGTCAACGAGGTTCGTGATGCCATCCGCATCCCCTACTCCGATCTGCCCGGTTTTCCCTTAAGCGGTGTGTCGGGCCATGCCGGCGAGATCGTTGCGGGCTATCTCGGGCGCACGCCGGTCATCATGCTGGCCGGCCGCATGCACTATTACGAACACGGCGATGCGAATGCGATGCGCATGCCGATCGAGGTTCTCATGGGGCTCGGCGTGAAGTCGCTGATCCTCACCAACGCGGCGGGATCGCTGCGCGAGGACATGCCGCCTGGTTCGGTCATGCAGATCACCGATCACATCAACTTCTCCGGCAAGAACCCGCTGATCGGCGAGCCGAGCGACGGGCGCTTCGTCGGCATGACCTCGGCTTATGATGCCGAGCTGCAGGCCGCGATGCGGGCAGCTGCTGAAGCAGAAGATGTGCCGCTCGCGCAGGGTGTCTATATGTGGTTCTCGGGCCCGAGCTTCGAGACGCCGGCGGAGATCCGCATGGCGCGTATTCTGGGTGCAGATGCCGTGGGCATGTCGACCGTGCCGGAAGTCATTCTCGCCCGTTTCTGTGGCCTGAGGGTTGCAGCCGCCTCGGTGATCACCAATTATGGGGCAGGCATGACCGGTGGCGAACTCAGCCACGAAGAAACCAAAGACATGGCGCCGATCGGCGGCAAACGTCTGGCCACCATCCTGAAACGGATGATCGGCGGAGGAAATGACATTGGATAA
- the deoC gene encoding deoxyribose-phosphate aldolase, translating into MTLDNQELRAVASRALSLLDLTNLKDDCTPDQIVTLCGRAQSAFGPTAAICIWPRFVMQARTLLGPDSPIRIATVVNFPSGEMKTEDVLAETRDAAADGADDIDLVIPYRALAAGDDKAVTNMVSAVKDACGPAILKTILETGELKDISLIRRASDLSIAAGADFIKTSTGKVGVNATLEAADIMLQAIRDSRKKVGFKPAGGIATVMDAGHYLKLADTIMGEDWVMPSTFRFGASGLLDDIIAVLSGERSTAAASGY; encoded by the coding sequence ATGACATTGGATAATCAAGAACTGCGCGCTGTCGCATCGCGGGCGCTTTCGCTGCTCGACCTCACCAATCTGAAAGACGACTGCACGCCCGACCAGATCGTGACGCTGTGCGGTCGCGCCCAGAGCGCGTTTGGTCCGACAGCTGCGATCTGCATCTGGCCGCGCTTCGTCATGCAGGCACGCACGCTGCTCGGTCCCGATAGCCCGATCCGCATCGCAACGGTGGTCAACTTCCCTTCGGGCGAGATGAAGACCGAGGACGTGCTGGCCGAGACGCGCGATGCGGCTGCTGATGGCGCCGACGACATCGATCTCGTCATCCCCTACCGGGCGCTGGCGGCCGGTGACGACAAGGCCGTGACGAACATGGTTTCGGCGGTCAAAGACGCCTGTGGCCCAGCGATCCTGAAGACGATCCTGGAAACGGGTGAGCTCAAGGACATTTCCCTGATCCGACGTGCATCGGATCTTTCGATCGCGGCCGGTGCCGACTTCATCAAGACCTCGACCGGCAAGGTTGGCGTCAATGCGACGCTCGAGGCGGCCGACATCATGCTGCAGGCGATCCGCGACAGCCGCAAGAAGGTCGGCTTCAAGCCGGCCGGCGGCATTGCGACAGTAATGGACGCTGGCCATTATCTAAAGCTCGCCGACACCATCATGGGCGAGGACTGGGTGATGCCATCGACCTTCCGCTTCGGCGCTTCCGGCCTGCTCGACGACATCATCGCCGTGCTCTCGGGCGAGCGCTCAACCGCTGCGGCATCGGGGTACTGA
- the deoA gene encoding thymidine phosphorylase — MLPQEIIRRKRDGGTLSAQEIAGFIEGLSKEKISEGQVAAFAMAVFFKGMTPDEIVALTLAMRDSGDVLSWAGVGKPVADKHSTGGVGDNVSLMLAPIVAACGLAVPMISGRGLGHTGGTLDKLQSIPGYDVMPDNVTFRRTVDRAGCAIIGQTGDLAPADKRLYAIRDVTATVESIPLITASILSKKLAAGLESLVLDVKVGNGAFMAKAEDAEALARSLVRVANGAGVKTTALLTDMNEPLADCAGNAIEVLNAVDFLKGLKSGTRLEEVTLALGAEMLINAGVESNQAAALARCNRVLASGEAAEIFGRMVSELGGPADFMDKAETHLPRAKVEIAVLADEDGYLSSCDTRGLGLAVVALGGGRQRPSDKIDHGVGIYGFKPLGTKVEKGEPIAFVQANDEATATQAARTVAECYRISGTKPTAVPVIGLRIAAE, encoded by the coding sequence ATGCTTCCCCAGGAGATCATTCGACGCAAGCGTGATGGCGGGACCCTGAGCGCGCAGGAGATCGCCGGCTTTATCGAGGGCCTGTCGAAGGAAAAGATCTCCGAGGGGCAGGTAGCGGCCTTTGCCATGGCCGTCTTCTTCAAGGGCATGACGCCGGATGAAATCGTGGCGCTGACGCTTGCCATGCGGGATTCCGGCGACGTGCTTTCCTGGGCAGGCGTCGGCAAGCCCGTGGCCGACAAACATTCGACGGGTGGCGTCGGCGACAATGTCTCGCTGATGCTGGCTCCGATCGTGGCGGCCTGTGGGCTGGCCGTCCCGATGATTTCAGGGCGCGGGCTTGGCCATACCGGGGGCACGCTCGACAAGCTGCAGTCGATCCCCGGTTACGACGTGATGCCTGACAATGTCACCTTCCGCCGGACGGTCGATCGTGCGGGCTGCGCGATCATCGGCCAGACAGGTGATCTGGCCCCGGCCGACAAGCGGCTCTATGCGATCCGCGACGTGACGGCGACGGTCGAATCCATTCCGCTGATCACGGCCTCCATTCTGTCGAAGAAACTCGCGGCCGGGCTGGAAAGCCTGGTTCTCGACGTCAAGGTCGGCAATGGCGCCTTCATGGCGAAAGCTGAGGATGCGGAGGCCTTGGCGCGATCGCTGGTGCGTGTCGCCAATGGCGCCGGCGTGAAGACCACGGCGCTTTTGACCGACATGAACGAGCCACTTGCCGACTGCGCCGGCAATGCGATCGAAGTGCTGAACGCCGTCGATTTTCTGAAGGGCTTGAAGAGCGGTACGCGACTCGAAGAGGTGACGCTGGCGCTCGGTGCCGAGATGCTGATCAATGCCGGCGTCGAGAGCAATCAGGCGGCCGCGCTTGCCCGTTGCAACCGAGTTCTGGCATCGGGCGAGGCTGCGGAGATCTTTGGTCGCATGGTGTCGGAGCTCGGCGGTCCCGCCGATTTCATGGACAAGGCAGAAACGCATCTCCCACGGGCCAAGGTTGAGATCGCCGTTCTTGCCGATGAGGACGGTTATCTAAGCAGTTGCGACACGCGTGGCCTTGGGCTTGCCGTTGTCGCGCTTGGTGGTGGTCGCCAGCGTCCTAGCGACAAGATCGATCACGGCGTGGGCATCTACGGCTTCAAGCCGCTGGGCACAAAGGTCGAAAAGGGCGAGCCGATCGCCTTTGTTCAGGCGAATGACGAGGCGACTGCCACTCAAGCCGCCAGGACGGTGGCGGAATGCTATCGCATTTCGGGAACGAAGCCGACGGCAGTACCGGTCATCGGGCTCAGGATCGCTGCCGAATAG
- a CDS encoding TIGR02281 family clan AA aspartic protease, whose product MFARTLFTVMMLALSASQWPTIAEKVQAMLDERETTEPAAVVAKPAAAVPSGQTVLTMGRHGHYSGTFKMNGKPVDAMVDTGASRVAMNVSTARRLGFSPAALDFRYQVRTANGVTKAAHVTLDRVEIGSIRVRNVEAVVLGDEALSSTLVGMSFMTKLRSYTAEKRTLRMIQ is encoded by the coding sequence ATGTTCGCTCGCACGCTGTTCACAGTCATGATGCTCGCCTTGTCCGCCAGCCAATGGCCGACGATCGCGGAGAAGGTTCAGGCCATGCTGGACGAGCGCGAGACGACCGAACCCGCTGCCGTCGTGGCAAAGCCTGCCGCAGCGGTTCCATCCGGCCAGACGGTTCTCACGATGGGTCGCCATGGCCACTATTCGGGAACGTTCAAGATGAACGGCAAGCCGGTGGATGCCATGGTGGATACCGGGGCCTCCAGGGTGGCGATGAATGTCTCGACCGCCCGCCGCCTCGGGTTCAGCCCGGCAGCGCTCGATTTCCGTTACCAGGTGAGAACTGCAAACGGCGTCACCAAGGCCGCACACGTGACGCTTGACCGGGTCGAGATCGGCAGTATCCGGGTGCGTAACGTCGAGGCTGTCGTTCTGGGTGATGAGGCGCTCTCATCCACGCTTGTCGGCATGAGCTTCATGACAAAACTCAGGTCCTATACGGCGGAGAAGCGCACGCTGAGGATGATCCAGTGA
- the upp gene encoding uracil phosphoribosyltransferase, translated as MDGVTVIDHPLVQHKLTIMRRKETSTSSFRRLLREISTLLCYEVTRDLELTMETIETPLTEMQSPILEGKKLVFASILRAGNGLLEGMLELVPAARVAHVGVYRDHETLQAVEYYFKAPDALSERLIIVVDPMLATGNSSIAAIEKLKERGAKNIRFLCLLAAPEGIKNFHAAHPDVPIFTASIDSHLNEKGYIMPGLGDAGDRMYGTK; from the coding sequence ATGGACGGCGTAACAGTCATCGATCACCCCCTCGTGCAGCACAAGCTGACGATCATGCGCCGCAAGGAAACGTCGACCTCGAGCTTCCGTCGGCTGCTGCGCGAAATCTCGACTCTCCTCTGCTATGAAGTGACCCGCGATCTCGAACTGACGATGGAGACGATCGAGACGCCGCTCACCGAGATGCAGTCGCCGATCCTCGAAGGCAAGAAGCTGGTCTTCGCCTCGATCCTGCGTGCCGGCAATGGTTTGCTCGAAGGCATGCTGGAACTTGTGCCAGCCGCCCGCGTCGCCCATGTTGGCGTCTACCGCGACCACGAGACGCTGCAGGCCGTCGAATACTACTTCAAGGCACCCGACGCCCTGTCGGAACGACTGATCATCGTCGTCGACCCCATGCTCGCCACGGGCAACTCGTCGATCGCCGCGATCGAAAAGCTCAAGGAGCGCGGCGCGAAGAACATTCGCTTCCTCTGCCTCTTGGCTGCCCCCGAAGGCATCAAGAATTTCCACGCAGCGCATCCCGATGTGCCGATCTTCACCGCGTCTATCGACAGCCATCTGAACGAGAAGGGCTACATCATGCCCGGCCTCGGCGATGCCGGCGACCGGATGTACGGAACGAAGTGA
- a CDS encoding adenosine deaminase, producing the protein MTRRMKKAELHCHIEGAAPPALALDQAEKYGVDPATFMRDGTYVWSDFAEFIKAYDRVAALFRTEEDYALLTETYLRELAAVDTIYSEIIVSPDHGDRIGLGADTYLSGITAGIEAAKAATGIEARIIVTGERHFGPESVIAAAEYAARSNNPLVTGFNMAGEERMGRVADYARAFDIAREAGLGLTIHAGEVCGAFSVTDALDLVKPARIGHGVRAIEDPELVRRLVDLGTVLEVCPGSNIALKVFSDFASHPLKKFHEAGVKVCINSDDPPFFGTSLAQEYDWASSEFGFTDAEIDGMTRTAIEAAFVDEETRARLLARL; encoded by the coding sequence GTGACGAGACGAATGAAGAAGGCTGAACTGCACTGTCATATCGAGGGTGCGGCGCCGCCGGCGCTGGCGCTCGACCAGGCCGAGAAATACGGCGTTGATCCTGCGACCTTCATGCGCGACGGCACCTATGTCTGGAGCGACTTCGCCGAATTCATCAAGGCCTATGACCGTGTGGCGGCCCTCTTCCGTACGGAAGAGGACTATGCCCTCCTGACCGAGACTTACCTGCGCGAGCTTGCAGCCGTCGATACGATCTACAGCGAGATCATCGTCTCGCCTGACCATGGCGATCGCATCGGCCTCGGTGCCGACACCTATCTCTCCGGCATCACCGCCGGTATTGAGGCCGCCAAGGCTGCGACTGGCATCGAGGCCCGCATCATCGTCACCGGCGAGCGCCATTTCGGCCCGGAAAGCGTCATTGCCGCTGCCGAATATGCCGCCCGCAGCAACAATCCGCTGGTCACGGGTTTCAATATGGCCGGCGAGGAGCGCATGGGCCGCGTGGCGGATTACGCCCGCGCCTTCGACATCGCCCGCGAGGCTGGCCTCGGCCTCACCATCCATGCCGGTGAGGTCTGCGGCGCCTTCAGCGTCACCGATGCCCTCGACCTCGTCAAACCCGCTCGTATCGGCCACGGCGTCCGCGCCATCGAGGATCCCGAGCTCGTCCGCCGCCTCGTTGATCTCGGCACCGTGCTGGAAGTCTGCCCGGGCTCCAACATCGCGCTCAAGGTCTTTTCCGATTTCGCCAGCCATCCGCTCAAGAAGTTCCACGAGGCCGGTGTGAAGGTCTGCATCAATTCCGACGATCCACCCTTCTTCGGTACATCACTTGCCCAGGAATACGACTGGGCGTCGAGCGAATTCGGCTTTACCGATGCCGAGATCGACGGCATGACGCGCACAGCCATCGAGGCCGCTTTCGTCGACGAGGAGACGCGAGCGCGGCTTCTCGCCCGTCTTTGA